Within Anopheles nili chromosome 3, idAnoNiliSN_F5_01, whole genome shotgun sequence, the genomic segment TCGACAATAATATCTCTCAAGTTACGAGCAAGCAAACGTAAACGTACCGCGATAATCGCAATAGACATAAACGCGGTTATTGTGACGTCATGATTTATCGTTTCCACTTAGAGCTAAGAACAATAAAATACAAACTCTAGAACAAATAGCAAGagcaaaatcaaaagaaaattgattATAAAAAGTATTGCTCACACCATCTTTTGCATTAAATTAACAACATGCTGTCGAATGAGAATCTACTATCATCGACTTTAAATTGTGCACCAAATTTAAGTTTGTTAACAACTAATATTCAACATACGTCAGCTGGCCCATAATGAATGAATCCAAGTGATGTAAACGAAACTGACTCAAAAGATGGAAACTTGACTCCAATTATTACCACATAAATGCTTTGATTTAGATGATGTTTTTAAAGTAGGTTTGCAAAATTCGGTTAAAATATATCGATTTCTTAGCCAAATGCAAATCATAGGTGCAGATTCAAGAAAGCCAATTATTGATCGAACTGCTCCCCACCCATGCAATAAAGATTTCGCATTCAATTAAATGAAGACAACTTCAAGTTATAACGCGGCTACTACCGCACCATAAaaccgggaaaacaaaatggcgcgtGAAAGTTATTTTCCACTCTTTTTTCACTTGCATCAGATGGTGATGATTTTATATTCACGTACACATGATCTATAGGCGTGTGAGTGTTACTCGGGCTCTCCCAATTCCCTTTATTTTACATGTATGCGTCGTGCTTGTCGTACAAACCTATTGCGTTCCTCTAACTATTCAACGATTCCCATCATCCATGATGACGTTCAAGCCAAACTCTATCCCAAACTAGTTTGCACAAAACGCTACGACGAATCTTAACATTATATTGAATACatactaaaacaaacaaacttaccTTGAATATAAAAGAAGAAAGTTCGTACCGCTTAGGTTTATGTGTTTTAAATCACACCAATCCCACCTATTACATGCAAACTATCAATGGCAGGCTTTGTTCAGCAAATGTGGCTTTCGGCAAACGCAACTGCACATGCCAAGCCACATCACATCATCAATGATTACTGTTGTTCCATAGACAGATCCAAGACACAATTCTCGTACAACAAGCGTTCAACTAGCCACCAGAAATTCTAGGCATATGATAGGGTTATCAGATAAGCTAACAACCACAAATAGCGAAAATGCACTTATTAACAAGTGATCTGATTCCCAATGTGGTATTCACACCAAACTCACTTTCGCACTTATATATTTGCAATACACAAAGTATTTCTAGTATTACATACTCTTTTTAAGCAAGCacatgtgtttattttatcccGCAAACACTGTTCGCGAAAATTCACCAACGTGCACGGTTAAAGAAAATTGTCCTTAAAATGCACGCCGTAGCAAGATGGTAGGAAACCAGATTTTGACAACTCATTTTTTGACAAACAAATGTCATAATCATGAAAAAAGTTAACGGTTAGCGACTCGCTGTTATTGGTGCAAACCCAGATCCGCGTTTAACTCTTCGAGCTATGTTTAACTGTTGCTACTTAACGCTCATTATATAAATTAAGATGTTATTGCCACCGCTGCCACGATTTAACTCATTTCTTACGAGGTTCCCAAttaatttgattgcttttatTGTATAATGTTAATTAGCTTTGGCTATGAAAATTTCCcaaagataatgaaattatacTTGATAAAACCAATTTTTCACCTTTATTTCCACATTCACTTAACATCATACTGTCTGAACTGTTTGCATCGTAGAATTAGTAGTTAAAATACGCAACATGTGAGTCATTTTGCGCAATCTTCATCAATAAAATATCGATATATTTGAAGCTTCCGGTAAATGGAGATATATTTGGCTGCATTTTGTGTCTTAACAACAATAAATTTCTCGCTGAATGAAAACCTGAAAACCAGCAATCATGAGtaattattgaaattttaattttacctATCGTAAGTACCTATCATGGCAGTGAGTTGATAGTTCACTGTACCCTACAGCGTTCAGAAAACTCAACACGAATGAGTAGCAGTTATGGGAATTTTCATCATACGTTTCTTTGCGCCACTTTTCGTCCGTTGATATCTGCTCCAGTACCTCATCCCACCAGTCAAACCATGGCTCTGATACTTGGGCAATCAGAAGACATTGATTCCATTTGTCTGTAGATGGGTCTgctttcggtggcgtttttaATATTCCATATATGTCGTACTCTACGATAGCTCCTTTTGAGGAAGTTATTCCTATATGTAAATCATCATTGTTTTGGAAGGAACTAAAAACGTTCATGttcgttcaatttttgatAATATCATATCATGGTATCAACACGTGCCTTACCTTAAAAAATCTCCCCCAGATGGTCGCAAAACAATCGAGCAAGGATTTTGAACAGCTCTTATGAAAGGACTAGGTAAGCTGTTCGAAAATAGAGTTTAAAATTGCTTCACATTGCTAGGATGTCCTCAAACATAACTTACTTCAACGGTGTATCATCCCATCCTACTCCTAGAGCTTTATTACAAAGGGGACAATTGAAAAGTTGATCGAGcgtaaatatttttttaccacaGTGATGAATGCATATTAAATCCCTGTACATGATTCTACAAcagaaaatatattaaatgAGCTTTTGTAGCATTATTTGAACACTCTGGGAAAACACATCGGAATTAAGcgttaaaaaggaaaaagtattagagttttttgtgtgtatagTGGTGTACAGGACCATCTACCAATGCCAGCCCGTACGTACGGTAAAGGAGCATAGACAATCTGCTCTGCAATCACATGAGCTATGGTTTACTACCAACTTTGACGCGAAGTTTAAATACCTCCATTTTCGAAGAAAGGATATACATCTGGCTGTGAAGAAGGTATATTCTGGTAGAAAAGAGGTCCAATGGGTTTTAACATCTTAGCAAATCAAATCT encodes:
- the LOC128727104 gene encoding MKRN2 opposite strand protein isoform X1, whose amino-acid sequence is MQKRIMYRDLICIHHCGKKIFTLDQLFNCPLCNKALGVGWDDTPLNLPSPFIRAVQNPCSIVLRPSGGDFLSSFQNNDDLHIGITSSKGAIVEYDIYGILKTPPKADPSTDKWNQCLLIAQVSEPWFDWWDEVLEQISTDEKWRKETYDENSHNCYSFVLSFLNAVGYSELSTHCHDRFSFSEKFIVVKTQNAAKYISIYRKLQIYRYFIDEDCAK
- the LOC128727104 gene encoding MKRN2 opposite strand protein isoform X2 codes for the protein MYRDLICIHHCGKKIFTLDQLFNCPLCNKALGVGWDDTPLNLPSPFIRAVQNPCSIVLRPSGGDFLSSFQNNDDLHIGITSSKGAIVEYDIYGILKTPPKADPSTDKWNQCLLIAQVSEPWFDWWDEVLEQISTDEKWRKETYDENSHNCYSFVLSFLNAVGYSELSTHCHDRFSFSEKFIVVKTQNAAKYISIYRKLQIYRYFIDEDCAK